Proteins from a genomic interval of Streptomyces sp. NBC_00820:
- a CDS encoding transglycosylase SLT domain-containing protein, with product MSAAAQLRRARTNRLARTLVVAGTGAATLALTLLGATGASAATPTAAAAPATTPAGYPNNLDGWIRESLAIMAQKGIPGTYNGIHRNIMRESSGNPLAINLWDSNAVKGTPSKGLLQVIDPTFRAYHVAGTSFDPYDPVANITAACNYAAARYGSIDNVFGAY from the coding sequence ATGTCTGCTGCCGCTCAGCTCCGCCGTGCCCGCACGAACCGCCTCGCCCGTACGCTCGTCGTCGCCGGCACCGGCGCCGCCACCCTCGCGCTGACCCTCCTGGGCGCCACCGGCGCCTCCGCCGCCACCCCGACGGCCGCCGCCGCGCCCGCCACCACCCCGGCCGGGTACCCGAACAACCTCGACGGCTGGATCCGCGAGTCGCTCGCGATCATGGCCCAGAAGGGCATCCCGGGCACCTACAACGGCATCCACCGCAACATCATGCGCGAGTCCTCGGGCAACCCCCTCGCCATCAACCTCTGGGACTCCAACGCGGTCAAGGGCACCCCGTCCAAGGGCCTGCTCCAGGTCATCGACCCGACGTTCCGCGCCTACCACGTGGCCGGCACCTCGTTCGACCCCTACGACCCGGTCGCGAACATCACCGCCGCCTGCAACTACGCCGCCGCGCGCTACGGCTCGATCGACAACGTGTTCGGCGCGTACTGA